One Ignavibacteria bacterium DNA segment encodes these proteins:
- the pyrF gene encoding orotidine-5'-phosphate decarboxylase gives MMYKDKLSKLIKESKSNLVIGLDTDYEKIPTVFRSAKNPILEFNLRIIEATSKYCAGYKINLAFYEASGIKGIEALEETVKTIPQNLIKICDAKRGDIGNTAELYARAYLDNLNFDSITVSPYMGHDSVLPFLKRKEKFVYLLVRTSNKGAEDFQALKSGNKEFFDIVATKALTWSKNQIGYVIGANHYNEIKRYSSTKENIPLLIPGIGAQGNDLETLMMNLCNDLFLINSSRSIIFAGHSDDSESVYMHKVSEQANLLNDLINLLRKNRTK, from the coding sequence ATGATGTACAAAGATAAACTTTCAAAGTTAATAAAAGAGTCCAAATCAAATCTTGTCATAGGCCTTGACACTGATTACGAAAAAATTCCAACTGTATTTAGAAGCGCAAAGAATCCAATACTCGAATTCAACCTTCGTATCATTGAAGCAACGTCAAAGTATTGTGCGGGTTATAAAATTAATCTAGCTTTCTATGAAGCTTCGGGAATTAAAGGTATAGAGGCTCTTGAAGAAACAGTAAAAACAATTCCTCAGAATTTGATAAAAATATGTGATGCAAAAAGAGGAGATATTGGTAATACAGCGGAACTTTATGCCAGAGCTTATTTAGATAACCTAAATTTTGATTCTATTACTGTATCCCCTTATATGGGACATGACTCCGTTCTTCCGTTTCTTAAAAGAAAAGAAAAATTTGTCTATTTGCTTGTAAGAACTTCCAACAAGGGTGCGGAAGATTTCCAAGCACTAAAGTCCGGCAATAAAGAATTTTTTGATATAGTTGCTACTAAAGCACTGACTTGGTCAAAAAATCAGATAGGGTACGTTATCGGTGCTAATCATTATAATGAAATCAAGAGATATTCGTCAACAAAAGAGAATATACCTTTATTAATTCCCGGTATTGGAGCTCAGGGAAACGACCTTGAGACTCTTATGATGAATTTATGCAATGATTTGTTTTTAATAAACTCAAGCCGATCGATTATTTTCGCAGGACATTCAGATGATTCGGAATCTGTTTATATGCATAAAGTAAGTGAGCAGGCAAATTTACTAAATGATTTGATTAATCTTCTCAGGAAAAACCGCACAAAATAA